From Apium graveolens cultivar Ventura chromosome 9, ASM990537v1, whole genome shotgun sequence, the proteins below share one genomic window:
- the LOC141682843 gene encoding F-box protein At5g49610-like isoform X1: MVKTGRGGRSNINLNRPISSSPSSTALPENLAGKTLPDDIITEILYRTPVRSLVRFKCVSKYWYFRISHPRFVYKHLKYSEKRLICNAHDSTELTRKLVCYVRLTQLPVPVMIVDNTQLRVEEDFLEFSKKVDLSKKVEFLDFSKKMVLVGSINGVVCVTHLGEMKRRFVGLWNPSINMWKPVRLLERRFMFDVMGRMSVGLGFDAVKGDFRIVRIVPVLLRPDFKLYSWSRVEIYSVDRDSWKNNGKKSVIPFWPKLPNCNFVVGGVPYWVGVDEYVEDMREFCPYRLEMLGRIDPCNELYKKVEYPEHVKNEYTRVHPVKFKESVAVLIQSPGEFVNRMVDMYVLDEKAALWTKIHTIGPLPFDGLRIPQCFDTGEIVIETWEGDLPADRVPFFYNNARELPLWYDSYSHIESLVPFFCVPETGEVLYNNAMDALLPLWHESYSHVESLVAVKGMELILKVDKKQKTKPRKKSWTVSLSKDFESVLHF, encoded by the exons ATGGTGAAAACTGGTAGAGGAGGGAGAAGCAACATCAATCTCAACAGACCCATTTCATCTTCACCTTCCTCTACAGCCCTACCGGAAAATCTCGCCGGAAAAACCTTGCCGGATGACATAATCACCGAGATTCTTTATCGAACTCCGGTAAGATCTCTTGTACGCTTCAAATGTGTAAGTAAATACTGGTATTTTCGCATTTCTCATCCAAGATTTGTGTATAAGCATCTTAAGTATAGTGAAAAAAGGCTTATTTGTAATGCTCATGATAGTACTGAGTTGACTCGGAAACTCGTTTGTTATGTGAGATTGACTCAGTTGCCTGTTCCTGTGATGATTGTGGATAATACCCAGTTGAGGGTTGAGGAGGATTTTCTTGAGTTTTCGAAAAAAGTTGATCTTTCGAAGAAAGTTGAGTTTCTTGATTTTTCGAAGAAAATGGTGTTGGTGGGGTCGATTAATGGAGTTGTTTGTGTTACGCATTTAGGGGAAATGAAGAGGAGGTTTGTGGGGTTGTGGAACCCGAGTATTAATATGTGGAAACCGGTCCGGTTGTTGGAGAGGAGGTTTATGTTTGATGTGATGGGGAGAATGTCGGTTGGGTTAGGGTTTGATGCGGTGAAGGGGGATTTTAGAATTGTGAGGATTGTTCCGGTTTTGCTTCGGCCGGATTTTAAGTTGTATAGTTGGTCTAGGGTTGAGATTTACTCGGTGGATCGGGATTCTTGGAAGAATAATGGGAAGAAGTCGGTTATTCCTTTTTGGCCTAAATTGCCGAATTGTAATTTTGTTGTTGGTGGTGTTCCGTATTGGGTGGGGGTTGATGAGTATGTGGAGGATATGAGGGAGTTTTGTCCTTATAGGCTAGAAATGTTGGGGAGGATTGATCCTTGTAATGAGCTTTATAAGAAGGTTGAGTATCCGGAACATGTTAAGAATGAATATACTCGGGTTCATCCTGTGAAGTTTAAGGAGTCTGTTGCTGTTCTCATTCAGTCTCCGGGTGAGTTTGTTAACCGGATGGTTGACATGTATGTGCTGGACGAGAAGGCTGCTTTATGGACAAAGATACATACCATTGGGCCCCTCCCATTTGATGGATTGCGGATTCCGCAGTGCTTCGACACTGGGGAGATCGTAATCGAGACATGGGAAGGGGACCTGCCTGCTGATCGGGTTCCTTTCTTCTATAACAATGCCAGGGAACTTCCACTTTGGTATGACTCGTACAGTCACATAGAGAGCCTAGTTCCTTTCTTTTGTGTCCCTGAAACTGGCGAGGTGCTTTATAACAATGCCATGGACGCTTTACTTCCACTTTGGCATGAATCTTACAGTCATGTAGAGAGCCTAGTTGCCGTTAAGGGAATGGAACTCATTTTGAAGGTGGACAAAAAGCAGAAGACTAAACCTAGGAAGAAGAGCTG GACTGTATCGTTGTCTAAAGATTTTGAATCGGTGTTGCATTTTTAA
- the LOC141682843 gene encoding uncharacterized protein LOC141682843 isoform X2, which produces MVKTGRGGRSNINLNRPISSSPSSTALPENLAGKTLPDDIITEILYRTPLPVPVMIVDNTQLRVEEDFLEFSKKVDLSKKVEFLDFSKKMVLVGSINGVVCVTHLGEMKRRFVGLWNPSINMWKPVRLLERRFMFDVMGRMSVGLGFDAVKGDFRIVRIVPVLLRPDFKLYSWSRVEIYSVDRDSWKNNGKKSVIPFWPKLPNCNFVVGGVPYWVGVDEYVEDMREFCPYRLEMLGRIDPCNELYKKVEYPEHVKNEYTRVHPVKFKESVAVLIQSPGEFVNRMVDMYVLDEKAALWTKIHTIGPLPFDGLRIPQCFDTGEIVIETWEGDLPADRVPFFYNNARELPLWYDSYSHIESLVPFFCVPETGEVLYNNAMDALLPLWHESYSHVESLVAVKGMELILKVDKKQKTKPRKKSWTVSLSKDFESVLHF; this is translated from the exons ATGGTGAAAACTGGTAGAGGAGGGAGAAGCAACATCAATCTCAACAGACCCATTTCATCTTCACCTTCCTCTACAGCCCTACCGGAAAATCTCGCCGGAAAAACCTTGCCGGATGACATAATCACCGAGATTCTTTATCGAACTCCG TTGCCTGTTCCTGTGATGATTGTGGATAATACCCAGTTGAGGGTTGAGGAGGATTTTCTTGAGTTTTCGAAAAAAGTTGATCTTTCGAAGAAAGTTGAGTTTCTTGATTTTTCGAAGAAAATGGTGTTGGTGGGGTCGATTAATGGAGTTGTTTGTGTTACGCATTTAGGGGAAATGAAGAGGAGGTTTGTGGGGTTGTGGAACCCGAGTATTAATATGTGGAAACCGGTCCGGTTGTTGGAGAGGAGGTTTATGTTTGATGTGATGGGGAGAATGTCGGTTGGGTTAGGGTTTGATGCGGTGAAGGGGGATTTTAGAATTGTGAGGATTGTTCCGGTTTTGCTTCGGCCGGATTTTAAGTTGTATAGTTGGTCTAGGGTTGAGATTTACTCGGTGGATCGGGATTCTTGGAAGAATAATGGGAAGAAGTCGGTTATTCCTTTTTGGCCTAAATTGCCGAATTGTAATTTTGTTGTTGGTGGTGTTCCGTATTGGGTGGGGGTTGATGAGTATGTGGAGGATATGAGGGAGTTTTGTCCTTATAGGCTAGAAATGTTGGGGAGGATTGATCCTTGTAATGAGCTTTATAAGAAGGTTGAGTATCCGGAACATGTTAAGAATGAATATACTCGGGTTCATCCTGTGAAGTTTAAGGAGTCTGTTGCTGTTCTCATTCAGTCTCCGGGTGAGTTTGTTAACCGGATGGTTGACATGTATGTGCTGGACGAGAAGGCTGCTTTATGGACAAAGATACATACCATTGGGCCCCTCCCATTTGATGGATTGCGGATTCCGCAGTGCTTCGACACTGGGGAGATCGTAATCGAGACATGGGAAGGGGACCTGCCTGCTGATCGGGTTCCTTTCTTCTATAACAATGCCAGGGAACTTCCACTTTGGTATGACTCGTACAGTCACATAGAGAGCCTAGTTCCTTTCTTTTGTGTCCCTGAAACTGGCGAGGTGCTTTATAACAATGCCATGGACGCTTTACTTCCACTTTGGCATGAATCTTACAGTCATGTAGAGAGCCTAGTTGCCGTTAAGGGAATGGAACTCATTTTGAAGGTGGACAAAAAGCAGAAGACTAAACCTAGGAAGAAGAGCTG GACTGTATCGTTGTCTAAAGATTTTGAATCGGTGTTGCATTTTTAA